From one Thermanaeromonas sp. C210 genomic stretch:
- a CDS encoding F0F1 ATP synthase subunit epsilon translates to MAEKEKAVARGPFTMEVVTPERVLLRTEATSLVAPGVLGYLGILPGHAPMVTLLVPGVVTYREGGQERRLAVGGGLLEVADDRVVILADTAEKAEEIDVERARRAKERAERRLKERPPGVDLVRAEAARKRAVARLKAAGTAE, encoded by the coding sequence ATGGCCGAAAAGGAAAAAGCAGTCGCCCGCGGCCCCTTTACCATGGAAGTCGTAACGCCGGAGAGGGTGCTTTTGCGTACCGAGGCTACCAGCCTTGTCGCCCCGGGTGTCCTGGGTTATCTGGGCATCCTGCCCGGCCACGCCCCCATGGTAACCCTGCTGGTGCCTGGAGTGGTCACCTACCGGGAAGGCGGGCAGGAGAGAAGGCTGGCAGTTGGCGGAGGTCTTCTCGAAGTGGCGGACGACCGGGTGGTAATCCTGGCGGACACCGCCGAAAAAGCCGAAGAAATCGATGTAGAGCGGGCGCGCAGGGCTAAGGAAAGGGCCGAAAGGCGCCTAAAGGAGAGGCCGCCGGGGGTGGACCTGGTGCGGGCGGAGGCGGCCCGCAAGCGGGCCGTGGCCAGGCTGAAGGCGGCAGGCACTGCGGAGTGA
- the atpD gene encoding F0F1 ATP synthase subunit beta, with protein sequence MNVGRVVQVIGPVVDVEFPHQLPDLLNAITIKSDDGRINITMEAMQHLGNNTVRCVALASTDGLQRGMEAVDTGQPITVPVGRETLGRLFNVLGEPIDNGGPVQAKERLPIHRPAPSFEEQEPSTEILETGIKVVDLLAPYAKGGKIGLFGGAGVGKTVIIMELIRNIAYEHGGFSVFAGVGERTREGNDLWLEMKEAGVLDKTVLVFGQMNEPPGARLRVGLTGLTMAEYFRDVEGQDVLLFIDNIFRFVQAGSEVSALLGRMPSAVGYQPTLATEMGALQERITSTKKGSITSVQAIYVPADDLTDPAPATTFAHLDATTVLSRQIAELGIYPAVDPLDSTSRILDPRIVGEEHYRVARGVQQVLQRYKELQDIIAILGMDELSEEDKLVVARARKIQRFLSQPFHVAEAFTGRPGVYVPLKETIRGFKEILEGRHDDLPEHAFYMVGTIDEAVKRAKETA encoded by the coding sequence TTGAACGTAGGAAGGGTAGTTCAGGTTATAGGTCCGGTGGTGGACGTGGAATTTCCCCACCAGCTGCCGGATTTGTTAAATGCCATAACCATTAAGTCTGACGATGGCCGCATTAACATTACCATGGAGGCCATGCAGCATCTGGGTAACAACACCGTCCGATGCGTAGCCCTGGCCTCCACGGACGGACTGCAGCGGGGCATGGAGGCGGTGGATACCGGCCAGCCCATTACTGTGCCTGTGGGCCGGGAAACCTTGGGCCGGCTCTTCAACGTTTTGGGGGAGCCTATTGATAATGGGGGCCCGGTGCAGGCCAAGGAGCGCTTGCCTATTCACCGCCCGGCGCCCTCCTTCGAGGAGCAAGAGCCCTCCACGGAAATCCTGGAAACGGGTATCAAGGTAGTGGATCTACTGGCCCCCTACGCCAAGGGCGGAAAAATCGGGCTCTTCGGGGGGGCAGGTGTAGGCAAGACGGTCATCATCATGGAGCTCATCCGCAATATTGCCTATGAGCACGGCGGCTTCTCCGTATTTGCGGGAGTGGGCGAGAGGACCCGCGAGGGGAACGACTTGTGGCTGGAAATGAAGGAGGCCGGCGTTCTGGACAAGACCGTCCTGGTGTTCGGGCAGATGAACGAGCCCCCGGGCGCCCGTCTGCGGGTGGGGCTCACGGGCCTGACCATGGCCGAATATTTCCGGGATGTGGAAGGCCAGGACGTGCTCCTCTTTATCGACAACATTTTCCGCTTCGTCCAGGCCGGTTCGGAAGTATCGGCCCTGCTGGGGCGTATGCCTTCAGCCGTGGGCTACCAGCCCACCCTGGCCACGGAGATGGGCGCCCTCCAGGAGCGCATTACCTCCACTAAGAAGGGTTCCATTACCTCCGTCCAGGCCATTTACGTCCCGGCCGACGACCTTACCGACCCCGCACCGGCCACTACCTTCGCCCACCTGGACGCCACCACGGTCCTCTCGCGTCAAATAGCCGAGCTGGGCATTTACCCGGCGGTGGACCCCCTCGATTCCACCTCCCGTATCCTCGACCCCCGCATCGTTGGAGAGGAGCACTACCGGGTGGCCCGGGGAGTACAGCAGGTCCTCCAGCGTTATAAAGAGCTGCAGGATATAATCGCCATCCTGGGTATGGATGAGCTCTCGGAAGAGGACAAACTCGTGGTGGCCCGGGCGCGGAAGATCCAGCGATTCCTTTCCCAACCCTTCCATGTGGCCGAGGCCTTTACGGGCCGGCCGGGGGTTTACGTGCCCCTGAAGGAGACTATCCGCGGCTTCAAGGAAATACTGGAGGGCCGCCACGACGACCTGCCCGAACATGCCTTCTATATGGTGGGCACCATCGACGAAGCCGTAAAGAGAGCCAAGGAAACGGCATAG
- the ade gene encoding adenine deaminase — protein MTQELVATATGRIPADVVIRGGKVINVFTREILSWDIAVKNGRIATVGDVDHCIGPQTRVVDATGFYLAPGFLDGHLHVESSMVSVTQFARAVLPRGTTAIFMDPHEIANVLGLEGVRLMVEEGRNLPLRVYATMPSCVPAAPGLEDAGAAFGPEEVAQAMQWENIVGLGEMMNFPGVLNGDEKVHGEIRATLEAGKPVTGHYALLETEKGLPAYAAAGICCCHESTRAIDALARLRLGMYAMMREGSAARDVRETVKSLTENCVDPRRAVLVTDDTHPETLLSQGHMDHVLRRAISEGLNPLVAIQAVTLNTAECFGLAQDLGSIAPGRWADIVFLSDLAAVKVEKVMVAGREVAEGGRLLVELPEPTYPDEVRNSVHLKEALTADHFTIPAPPGRSSVRVRIIQVLEGSILTRHVIEELEVEDGQVKASPERDIAKVAVVERHRGTGTRGLALVKGFGFKAGALASTVAHDSHNLIIVGTDEADMALAGNTLARCGGGMAVVRDGRILALLPLPIAGLMSDQPVETVAGQVEEVLKASRELGCQMTSPFMTMAFVALPVIPELRLTNRGLVDVLRFELVPVIAE, from the coding sequence ATGACCCAGGAACTGGTGGCTACGGCCACCGGCCGGATACCTGCCGATGTAGTCATCCGCGGCGGGAAAGTCATCAACGTATTCACGCGGGAGATACTGTCGTGGGATATCGCCGTCAAGAACGGGCGCATCGCTACGGTAGGGGATGTGGACCACTGCATCGGGCCCCAGACCCGGGTAGTGGACGCCACGGGTTTTTATCTGGCACCGGGCTTTCTGGACGGCCACCTGCACGTGGAGAGCAGCATGGTAAGCGTAACCCAGTTTGCCCGGGCGGTCCTTCCCCGGGGCACTACCGCTATTTTTATGGATCCCCACGAAATCGCCAATGTCCTGGGCCTGGAGGGTGTAAGACTGATGGTGGAAGAAGGCCGGAATCTCCCCTTGAGGGTTTATGCCACCATGCCCTCCTGCGTGCCGGCCGCGCCCGGCCTGGAGGATGCGGGGGCCGCCTTTGGCCCCGAAGAGGTGGCCCAGGCCATGCAGTGGGAAAACATAGTGGGGCTGGGAGAGATGATGAATTTCCCCGGCGTGCTTAACGGAGACGAGAAGGTACACGGGGAAATCAGGGCCACCCTGGAGGCGGGCAAGCCGGTTACCGGCCACTATGCCCTCCTGGAGACCGAAAAGGGATTGCCCGCCTATGCGGCGGCCGGTATATGCTGCTGCCATGAGTCTACCAGGGCTATCGATGCCCTGGCCCGCCTCCGGCTGGGCATGTACGCCATGATGCGGGAGGGTTCGGCCGCCAGGGATGTGCGGGAGACCGTTAAGAGCCTGACGGAGAACTGCGTAGACCCCCGGCGAGCGGTCCTGGTAACCGACGATACCCATCCTGAAACCCTCCTTTCCCAGGGCCACATGGACCATGTTCTCCGCCGAGCCATCAGCGAGGGTCTCAATCCCCTGGTGGCCATCCAGGCCGTAACCCTCAATACCGCCGAGTGTTTCGGGCTGGCCCAAGACCTGGGCAGTATCGCTCCGGGGAGATGGGCGGACATCGTCTTCCTTTCCGACCTGGCGGCCGTTAAGGTAGAAAAGGTCATGGTTGCGGGCCGGGAAGTGGCGGAGGGGGGCCGGCTTTTAGTCGAACTCCCGGAGCCTACTTACCCGGACGAGGTCAGGAATTCGGTACACCTGAAGGAAGCCCTGACGGCGGACCACTTTACCATCCCCGCTCCTCCCGGCAGGAGTTCGGTACGGGTCCGCATAATCCAGGTACTGGAGGGAAGCATCCTCACCAGGCACGTTATCGAAGAGTTAGAGGTAGAGGACGGGCAGGTGAAGGCCTCTCCGGAGCGCGACATTGCCAAAGTGGCGGTGGTGGAACGCCACCGCGGCACGGGAACCAGGGGCCTCGCCCTGGTAAAGGGTTTTGGCTTTAAGGCAGGGGCCCTGGCCTCGACGGTAGCCCATGACAGCCACAACCTGATTATCGTGGGCACCGACGAGGCCGATATGGCCCTGGCAGGCAACACCCTGGCCCGGTGCGGTGGCGGTATGGCCGTAGTAAGGGACGGCCGGATTCTGGCGCTGCTTCCCTTACCCATTGCGGGGCTCATGTCCGACCAGCCGGTAGAGACGGTCGCCGGACAGGTGGAGGAAGTGCTTAAAGCCTCGCGGGAACTGGGGTGTCAGATGACCTCTCCCTTTATGACCATGGCCTTTGTGGCCCTGCCGGTCATCCCGGAGCTGCGCCTCACCAACCGCGGACTCGTCGACGTTCTGCGCTTTGAGTTGGTGCCGGTAATAGCGGAATAG
- a CDS encoding S1 RNA-binding domain-containing protein, with product MTIEVGSILEGVVTGVTKFGAFVELPGGVTGLVHISEVAHTFVKDVSDYVKVQDRVRVKVIRLDEGGKIGLSIKRALPEPERTGKRASSKPRAHASFEEKLARFLRESDERLQDLRRQTEARRRGRGARSY from the coding sequence ATGACCATTGAAGTGGGCAGTATCCTGGAAGGCGTGGTCACGGGGGTCACCAAATTCGGGGCCTTTGTGGAACTGCCGGGTGGGGTTACCGGTCTGGTGCACATCTCCGAAGTGGCCCACACCTTTGTGAAGGACGTCAGCGATTATGTTAAAGTTCAGGACCGGGTGCGCGTCAAAGTGATCCGGCTCGATGAGGGGGGGAAAATAGGGCTCTCCATCAAGCGAGCGCTACCGGAACCGGAGAGAACGGGCAAGAGGGCCTCGTCCAAACCCAGGGCCCACGCCTCCTTCGAGGAAAAGCTGGCCCGCTTCCTCAGGGAGAGTGACGAGCGGCTCCAGGACCTGCGGCGCCAGACCGAAGCCAGGCGTAGAGGCCGCGGGGCGCGGAGCTACTAG
- a CDS encoding UbiX family flavin prenyltransferase, with protein sequence MRIVVAITGATGAIYGIRLLEVLRDLEVETHLILSRWGQKTIEIETSWKVEEVRALAAVNYREDQLEAAVASGSFRHEGMVVAPCSMKTLANIAHGLASNLVGRAADVTLKEGRKLILVPRETPLNAIHLENMLRLARLGAVILPPMPAFYHRPRTLEDLVDHLVGRILDQLGLEHNLYRRWGGEGE encoded by the coding sequence GTGCGAATTGTTGTAGCTATAACCGGGGCCACTGGGGCTATTTACGGTATACGGCTTCTAGAGGTGCTCCGGGATCTGGAGGTGGAAACCCACCTGATTTTGAGCCGGTGGGGGCAAAAGACTATAGAAATCGAAACCTCCTGGAAGGTGGAGGAGGTTAGGGCCCTGGCCGCCGTAAACTACCGGGAGGACCAGCTGGAGGCGGCCGTGGCCAGCGGTTCCTTTAGGCATGAAGGTATGGTAGTGGCGCCCTGCAGCATGAAGACTCTGGCCAATATCGCCCACGGCCTCGCCTCCAACCTCGTCGGCCGCGCGGCCGACGTGACCCTCAAGGAAGGCCGCAAGCTCATCCTCGTACCCCGGGAGACCCCTTTAAACGCCATCCACCTGGAGAATATGCTGCGACTTGCCCGCCTGGGCGCCGTCATCCTGCCCCCCATGCCGGCCTTTTATCATCGGCCGCGCACCCTGGAGGACCTGGTGGACCACCTGGTGGGCCGCATCTTAGACCAGCTAGGTCTGGAGCATAATTTATACCGGCGCTGGGGCGGTGAGGGGGAGTGA
- the murA gene encoding UDP-N-acetylglucosamine 1-carboxyvinyltransferase has protein sequence MDTIRVRGGARLEGRVAISGAKNAALPIIAACLLAEGECRLEEVPHLADVDTMCGVVRELGLRVLPGRQTLTIINEGITGVAPPYDFVRRMRASFLVLGPLLARAGKVKVALPGGCAIGARPIDLHLKGLAALGAEIEVKNGWVKARARRLRGASIYLDFPSVGATENIMMAAALAEGTTTIENAAGEPEIVDLANFINAMGGRITGAGTRVIRVEGVKQLRGTSHAVIPDRIEAGTFMVAAAATGGDVLVENVIPTHLKAVMAKLREAGAVLEEENGGVRVRAELPPKAVDLKTMPYPGFPTDMQAQFMALLTVAQGSSVITETVFENRFMHVNELKRMGAQIVIEGHCAVVKGVEKLTGACVKATDLRAGAALVIAGLMAEGETEIGCVHHIRRGYEDLVGKLQGLGADITEN, from the coding sequence TTGGACACCATAAGGGTGAGAGGAGGAGCCCGGCTGGAAGGCCGGGTTGCGATCAGCGGGGCTAAAAATGCGGCCTTGCCCATCATTGCCGCCTGCCTCTTGGCGGAAGGGGAGTGCCGCCTGGAAGAAGTACCCCATCTGGCGGATGTGGACACCATGTGTGGGGTGGTCAGGGAGCTGGGCCTGCGCGTCCTTCCCGGCCGGCAAACCCTGACGATCATCAACGAAGGCATAACCGGCGTGGCCCCGCCCTATGATTTTGTGCGGCGCATGCGGGCGTCCTTTTTGGTTTTAGGCCCCCTCCTGGCCCGGGCCGGAAAGGTCAAGGTAGCCCTGCCCGGCGGCTGTGCCATCGGCGCCCGTCCCATTGACCTGCACCTCAAGGGCCTGGCCGCCCTGGGGGCGGAAATCGAGGTGAAAAACGGCTGGGTCAAGGCCCGTGCCCGTCGCTTGCGTGGGGCTTCCATTTACCTTGATTTTCCCAGCGTAGGGGCTACCGAAAACATCATGATGGCCGCGGCCCTGGCGGAAGGGACGACCACCATCGAAAATGCCGCCGGCGAACCGGAGATTGTTGACCTGGCCAATTTTATAAACGCCATGGGCGGGCGGATAACCGGGGCCGGTACCCGGGTTATAAGGGTCGAGGGCGTAAAACAACTCCGCGGGACTTCCCATGCCGTCATACCCGACCGCATCGAGGCCGGCACCTTTATGGTAGCGGCGGCGGCCACGGGGGGCGACGTACTGGTGGAGAACGTCATCCCCACCCACCTCAAGGCCGTTATGGCCAAATTGAGGGAAGCGGGAGCCGTGTTGGAAGAGGAAAACGGCGGGGTGCGGGTCCGGGCCGAGCTGCCCCCGAAGGCGGTGGATCTCAAGACTATGCCCTATCCCGGGTTTCCGACGGACATGCAAGCCCAGTTCATGGCCCTCCTGACCGTGGCGCAGGGCAGCAGCGTCATTACGGAAACCGTGTTTGAAAACCGCTTCATGCACGTCAATGAACTCAAGCGCATGGGGGCCCAGATTGTCATCGAAGGACATTGTGCGGTGGTTAAGGGCGTAGAAAAACTTACCGGGGCCTGTGTTAAGGCTACCGACCTACGGGCGGGGGCTGCTCTGGTCATTGCCGGGCTCATGGCCGAAGGGGAGACCGAAATAGGCTGCGTGCACCATATCCGGCGGGGATATGAGGATCTGGTGGGCAAGCTCCAGGGCCTGGGGGCTGACATCACCGAGAATTGA
- a CDS encoding L,D-transpeptidase family protein — MRTIYMEKGYLREKYESGPWGQSPQQAGVSYEWHNPMGRRSKVQVLPLFTALLLALTLSYPGAVQAHSPCGCEGENRTLMLTDPPLKGQDVAELQYVLSRMGFYFGPPTGVYDRITQRAVINLQRAHGLLPSGEVDTATYQALSNRVQPVAREAGEGPPPGSKIQILVDTDQLYLYLLVDGRVFRQYPVAIGKYTSPSPVGEWKIVDKSYESGGPFGTRWMGLNVPWGNYGIHGTNRPWSVGWPASAGCFRMLNEHVEEIFPWISVGTPVIVKGPLVPPTGPLKPGTISPEVVTLQARLREKGFYLFGPTDGDYGPMTVLAVKAFQIMEGIKPTGIADRQTLQALGFEVAPEAVASP, encoded by the coding sequence TTGCGGACCATATACATGGAAAAGGGCTATCTGCGGGAAAAATATGAGTCAGGACCTTGGGGCCAAAGCCCCCAGCAGGCAGGAGTAAGTTACGAGTGGCATAATCCCATGGGAAGGAGAAGCAAGGTGCAGGTCTTACCCCTTTTCACCGCTCTTCTCTTAGCCCTTACCCTTTCTTACCCCGGGGCTGTACAGGCCCATTCCCCGTGCGGCTGTGAAGGCGAAAACCGCACCCTCATGTTGACCGACCCGCCCCTTAAGGGGCAGGATGTAGCCGAACTCCAGTATGTACTGTCCCGGATGGGCTTTTACTTTGGACCGCCCACCGGCGTCTACGACCGTATCACCCAGCGGGCGGTGATCAATCTCCAGCGGGCCCACGGCCTCCTCCCTTCCGGAGAGGTGGACACTGCAACTTACCAGGCCTTAAGTAACAGGGTCCAACCTGTAGCCCGGGAAGCCGGGGAAGGCCCCCCGCCGGGCAGCAAGATCCAGATCCTGGTGGACACCGACCAATTGTACCTTTATCTCCTGGTAGACGGCCGGGTATTCCGCCAGTATCCCGTGGCCATAGGCAAGTATACTTCGCCCTCGCCGGTGGGGGAGTGGAAGATTGTGGATAAGTCTTACGAGAGCGGGGGTCCCTTCGGCACCCGCTGGATGGGCCTTAACGTGCCGTGGGGGAACTACGGCATCCACGGTACTAATCGCCCCTGGTCCGTAGGCTGGCCCGCTTCCGCCGGCTGCTTCCGCATGCTAAACGAACATGTAGAAGAAATCTTCCCCTGGATATCCGTAGGAACCCCGGTCATAGTAAAGGGCCCCCTGGTACCGCCCACGGGGCCCTTAAAACCGGGAACCATATCGCCAGAAGTGGTGACTTTACAGGCCAGGCTGCGGGAAAAGGGGTTTTACCTCTTCGGTCCGACGGACGGCGACTACGGCCCCATGACCGTCCTGGCCGTAAAGGCCTTTCAAATAATGGAGGGTATAAAACCCACCGGCATAGCCGACCGCCAGACCCTGCAGGCTCTGGGGTTTGAGGTAGCCCCGGAAGCCGTTGCCTCGCCCTGA
- a CDS encoding YwmB family TATA-box binding protein, with protein sequence MRAPGGPLKLKALVGGLVILSVTCGWLTGWRPWAYENTQPTSVPSQAEGRSEVPDLLEGALEAAEAQSLGGGLESWGRIAGAWEDWEQVSRAAAQAARALGLTEDLSWRREEGPVFRSCAWEGAVGADAVLYLAVQSLGETGDGGETYLLLQWKGGPGEDGMAATLKEWERQAVRAFAEFGVGPHLAYTATGQIPGRLSPEERRRRAAAVLQALQASPVEGVEDEEVLSLSAYSPLLLEQREVREGRVNLQVALRYHHGTGTTYLHIGSPRLGGEY encoded by the coding sequence ATGCGCGCACCTGGAGGGCCGCTTAAGCTTAAGGCCCTGGTAGGCGGACTGGTAATCCTGAGCGTAACCTGTGGGTGGCTTACCGGCTGGAGGCCCTGGGCCTATGAAAATACCCAGCCGACCTCTGTGCCATCCCAGGCAGAAGGACGGTCGGAAGTTCCCGACCTCCTAGAGGGGGCCCTGGAGGCCGCCGAGGCCCAGAGTCTCGGCGGCGGCCTGGAGAGCTGGGGCAGAATTGCTGGGGCTTGGGAGGACTGGGAGCAGGTATCCCGGGCGGCCGCGCAGGCGGCCAGGGCCCTGGGATTAACGGAAGACCTTTCCTGGAGGAGGGAAGAGGGACCTGTTTTCCGGTCCTGCGCGTGGGAGGGAGCGGTGGGAGCGGACGCCGTCCTCTACCTGGCGGTCCAGAGCCTGGGAGAAACGGGAGATGGTGGCGAGACATACCTTTTACTCCAATGGAAGGGAGGTCCCGGCGAGGACGGGATGGCTGCCACCCTTAAGGAGTGGGAACGGCAGGCCGTGAGGGCCTTCGCCGAATTCGGGGTCGGCCCCCACCTGGCCTATACGGCCACCGGCCAGATCCCGGGACGCCTGTCCCCAGAGGAACGCCGCCGGCGGGCGGCGGCCGTGCTGCAGGCCCTGCAGGCCAGCCCGGTGGAGGGTGTGGAGGATGAAGAAGTGCTGAGCCTTAGCGCCTACAGCCCCCTGTTGCTCGAGCAGAGGGAGGTAAGGGAGGGGCGCGTCAACCTCCAGGTGGCCCTGCGCTACCACCACGGTACTGGGACAACTTACCTGCACATAGGTTCTCCACGTTTGGGTGGCGAGTATTAG
- a CDS encoding Ppx/GppA family phosphatase — translation MLHRRSSCAMPICAALDIGSNSVRLLVGQVEGGQVHPLRQSLRSTRLMAGFQGGRLVPTAIERTIEGARELVAEARTFPLAGMAAVATSAAREAENAHQLLDGLRQATGLTAKIITGEAEALLNYRGVRAGLKHGNAERILVVDVGGGSTELSWEDHGRLNLRSIPLGAVRCTEARTPEAAMARALVPVLREVGNEGFSRVVATGGTATTLAAMEQGLRDYRPDRVHGFTLRRERIHYWRDTLKALPVEERRKIPGLQPERADIIVAGISILLEVLQGLGAEEVTVSEADLLWGLLLYAAGEEMDWCELL, via the coding sequence GTGCTGCATAGAAGGAGCAGTTGCGCCATGCCTATTTGCGCCGCTCTGGATATAGGCTCTAACTCTGTTCGCCTGCTGGTGGGACAAGTAGAAGGAGGGCAGGTACACCCCCTGCGGCAGAGCCTCCGGAGCACCCGCCTCATGGCGGGGTTTCAGGGAGGCAGGCTGGTTCCCACGGCCATCGAGAGGACCATAGAGGGCGCCAGGGAGCTGGTGGCCGAGGCGCGGACCTTTCCCCTGGCGGGAATGGCCGCCGTGGCCACCTCGGCCGCCAGGGAGGCGGAGAACGCCCACCAGCTCCTGGACGGCCTCCGACAAGCTACCGGCCTGACGGCGAAGATTATCACCGGGGAAGCGGAAGCCCTTTTGAATTATCGCGGGGTCAGGGCAGGCCTTAAGCACGGGAACGCGGAGCGCATCCTGGTAGTAGATGTGGGGGGCGGCAGCACGGAATTAAGCTGGGAAGATCACGGCCGCCTAAATTTGCGGAGTATTCCCCTGGGGGCCGTCCGCTGCACCGAGGCCCGTACACCGGAGGCCGCCATGGCACGGGCGCTGGTGCCGGTGCTGCGGGAAGTCGGGAATGAGGGCTTTTCCCGGGTGGTTGCCACGGGCGGCACGGCCACCACCCTGGCCGCCATGGAGCAAGGCCTAAGGGATTACCGGCCCGACCGGGTGCACGGGTTCACCCTGCGGCGGGAAAGGATTCATTACTGGCGGGATACCCTAAAAGCCCTGCCGGTGGAAGAGAGAAGGAAGATCCCCGGCCTCCAGCCGGAACGCGCCGACATTATCGTGGCGGGAATAAGCATTTTACTCGAGGTTCTGCAGGGCCTGGGAGCGGAGGAGGTCACCGTAAGCGAGGCGGACCTCCTGTGGGGCCTGCTTCTCTATGCGGCGGGAGAGGAGATGGACTGGTGCGAATTGTTGTAG
- a CDS encoding NCS2 family permease, with protein MSVQEGFLERVFKLKENNTTVRTEVLAGFTTFMTMAYIIFVNPTILSTTGMDFNAVLVATILASVIGTLLMAFLANYPIAVAPGMGLNAFFAFTIVKQMGYPWEAALAAVFMSGIIFIILTLTKAREAIVNSIPLSLKLAISAGIGLFIALIGLQSAGIVVSNPDTLVQLGNLRDPSVLLAVIGLIITAALVGLRVKGALLLGIIITTLLGIPLGVTKLEGLKIVSLPPSLAPTFGAFRLGLGDLLAAGIIPVIFTLTFVDLFDTLGTLIGVSSKAGFLDEKGHLPRAGQALMSDAIATTCGAILGTSTCVAYIESASGVAEGGRTGLTALVVGLLFLASLFFSPLVGIVPAVATAPVLVIVGIFMMEPIMKIDFSNFLEAAPAFLTITIMPFTYDIAEGIVWGVLAYVFLNLITGNAKKISLTMWILAVLFVIRFFM; from the coding sequence ATGTCCGTACAGGAAGGCTTCCTGGAGAGGGTGTTCAAGTTAAAGGAAAATAACACCACCGTCCGTACCGAGGTGCTGGCCGGCTTTACTACTTTCATGACCATGGCCTACATCATTTTTGTTAACCCCACTATCCTCAGCACCACGGGTATGGACTTTAACGCCGTCCTAGTGGCCACCATCCTGGCCAGCGTCATCGGCACCCTGCTCATGGCCTTCTTGGCCAATTACCCCATTGCCGTGGCTCCGGGCATGGGACTCAATGCTTTCTTTGCTTTTACCATCGTCAAGCAGATGGGGTACCCGTGGGAGGCAGCGTTGGCCGCAGTTTTCATGAGCGGTATCATTTTCATAATCCTGACCCTGACTAAAGCGCGGGAGGCCATCGTCAACTCCATTCCCCTTTCCCTGAAGCTGGCCATCAGCGCAGGCATCGGCCTGTTCATCGCCCTCATAGGGTTGCAAAGCGCAGGCATTGTGGTATCCAATCCCGACACCCTAGTGCAGCTGGGGAACCTCCGCGATCCATCGGTGCTCCTGGCCGTTATCGGCCTCATCATTACCGCCGCCCTGGTGGGGCTCCGCGTCAAGGGTGCCCTCTTGTTGGGCATTATCATCACCACCCTGCTGGGTATACCCCTGGGCGTCACCAAACTGGAGGGCTTAAAAATCGTCAGCTTGCCGCCCAGCTTGGCTCCCACCTTCGGCGCCTTCCGGCTCGGGTTAGGCGATCTCTTGGCCGCGGGAATTATTCCCGTGATCTTTACTCTGACCTTTGTGGACCTCTTTGATACCCTGGGCACGCTGATCGGGGTAAGCAGCAAGGCGGGTTTCCTGGACGAAAAGGGCCACCTGCCGCGTGCCGGCCAGGCCTTGATGTCCGACGCCATTGCCACCACTTGCGGGGCTATTCTGGGCACCAGCACGTGCGTGGCCTACATTGAAAGCGCCTCGGGCGTGGCCGAAGGCGGCCGCACGGGGCTGACGGCCCTGGTTGTGGGCCTGCTCTTCCTGGCCTCCCTGTTCTTCTCTCCCCTGGTAGGCATCGTCCCCGCGGTGGCCACGGCGCCCGTCCTCGTCATCGTGGGCATTTTCATGATGGAACCCATCATGAAAATCGATTTCAGCAACTTCCTCGAAGCCGCCCCGGCCTTCCTGACCATCACCATCATGCCCTTCACCTACGATATAGCCGAGGGTATCGTTTGGGGCGTGCTGGCCTACGTGTTCCTTAACCTGATCACCGGCAATGCTAAGAAGATCAGCCTTACCATGTGGATACTGGCCGTGCTGTTTGTAATCCGCTTCTTCATGTAG